One Elgaria multicarinata webbii isolate HBS135686 ecotype San Diego chromosome 7, rElgMul1.1.pri, whole genome shotgun sequence DNA window includes the following coding sequences:
- the SQLE gene encoding squalene monooxygenase encodes MWTFLGIASFIYVYKKCGDLLSYANKEVLISMVVFFSLGLLLSHRYRSWGLKRQKHRQPHCGMLSNFLASVPLIGFFWTKSRTGSPEVLQPKSRKGRRGINISPETSNESASASALGPQHDPEVIIVGSGVLGSALAAVLARDGRKVTVIERDLKEPDRIVGEFLQPGGYNALKDLGLGDAVEGIDSHTINGYIVHDLESKSEVEIPYPAMADGQIQSGKAFHHGRFIMGLRKAAMAEPNTKFIEGTVVQLLEEDECVVGILYKDKETGDTKELHAPLTVVADGLFSKFRKHLTSNKVRVPSHFVGCLLKNSPQFKANHAELVLGNPCPVLTYQISSNETRVLVDIRGEMPKNLKEYMVEKVYPQLPEHLQEPFLIAVQNDRLRAMPASFLPPSPVNKSGVLLLGDAYNMRHPLTGGGMSVALNDIKLWKCLLQTIPDLYEDSALLQAKKSFYWTRRKSHSFVVNVLAQALYELFSASDDSLHQLRKACFLYFKLGGKCVSGPVGLLSVLSPKPGTLIGHFFAVAFYAVYFCFKSESWITKPRAIFSSIAVLYRACSVIFPLIYSEVEYLIY; translated from the exons ATGTGGACTTTTCTGGGCATCGCCTCTTTCATCTACGTCTATAAAAAATGTGGAGATCTCTTGAGTTATGCCAACAAGGAGGTGCTGATCTCCATGGTGGTGTTCTTCTCTCTTGGTTTGCTGCTTTCCCATCGGTACCGGTCATGGGGGCTCAAACGACAGAAGCACAGGCAACCTCATTGCGGAATGCTCTCCAATTTCCTTGCTTCTGTGCCACTCATTGGTTTTTTCTGGACTAAATCCCGTACTGGTTCTCCAGAGGTATTACAGCCTAAATCCAGAAAG GGCAGAAGGGGCATCAATATCTCACCTGAGACCTCGAATGAGTCTGCTTCAGCTTCAGCACTCGGTCCTCAGCACGATCCAGAAGTTATCATTGTGGGCTCCGGTGTACTTGGCTCTGCATTGGCAGCagtgctggcaagggatggaAGGAAAGTGACAGTAATCGAGAGAGATTTGAAAGAACCTGACAGGATAGTTGGAGAATTCTTACAACCTGGGGGGTACAATGCTCTGAAAGACCTGGGCCTTGGAG ATGCAGTGGAAGGGATCGATAGTCACACAATTAATGGCTATATAGTTCATGACTTAGAAAGCAAATCAGAGGTTGAAATTCCTTACCCTGCCATGGCAGATGGCCAAATACAGAGCGGAAAAGCATTCCATCATGGCCGTTTCATCATGGGCCTCCGAAAGGCAGCCATGGCAGAACCCAA TACAAAATTCATTGAAGGGACAGTGGTGCAGTTGCTTGAAGAAGATGAGTGTGTAGTCGGAATTTTGTACAAAGATAAAGAAACCGGTGATACAAAG GAGCTCCATGCACCCCTTACAGTTGTTGCTGATGGTCTCTTTTCCAAGTTTAGGAAACATCTCACCTCCAACAAAGTTAGAGTCCCATCTCATTTTGTAGGATGCCTTTTGAAG AATTCACCTCAGTTTAAAGCCAACCATGCTGAACTCGTTTTGGGGAATCCTTGTCCAGTACTTACCTATCAGATTTCTTCCAACGAAACCCGAGTCCTTGTTGACATTCGAGGTGAAATGCCAAAGAATCTTAAAGAATACATGGTTGAAAAGGTTTATCCACAGCTACCAG AGCATTTACAGGAGCCTTTCCTAATAGCTGTACAGAATGATCGTTTGAGGGCCATGCCGGCAAGCTTCTTGCCTCCTTCCCCTGTTAACAAATCAG GAGTCCTTCTCCTGGGAGACGCTTACAACATGAGGCACCCGCTGACAGGCGGAGGAATGAGTGTTGCTCTGAATGACATCAAGCTATGGAAGTGTCTTTTGCAGACCATTCCTGACTTGTATGAGGATTCTGCTCTTCTGCAG gCAAAAAAGTCATTTTACTGGacaagaaggaagtcccactccTTTGTTGTGAATGTTCTTGCTCAAGCTCTGTACGAATTATTTTCTGCCTCAGACG ATTCTTTGCATCAGTTAAGGAAAGCCTGCTTTCTTTACTTCAAGCTTGGCGGCAAGTGTGTATCTGGTCCGGTTGGATTACTTTCTGT ATTATCACCCAAGCCTGGTACCTTGATTGGCCACTTCTTTGCTGTTGCATTCTATGCTGTTTATTTCTGCTTCAAGTCGGAATCATGGATCACGAAGCCGCGGGCAATTTTCAGCAGCATTGCCGTACTCTACCGGGCTTGCTCCGTCATATTTCCACTCATATACTCTGAAGTAGAGTACCTCATCTATTAA
- the BBS10 gene encoding Bardet-Biedl syndrome 10 protein isoform X1 has product MATAARLDLGRLVQEASALAAVVRGSLGPQGGQVLLTRPTGEVLLSRDGLCVLEALNVGSPTARMMIACISTHCNSIGDGAKTFIVLLSSLLQELQKLGKGDCVPFCENIQGREKHKETSYRLKQVSQFLMMIQADVLDPILTQDLEKHFLSVFSVPDAEISRTTMGLVLEAYFCGKVGNNRQKFLSQLTYNFFFKVTANKNRSEVLCLVDEYFAELHTSVTGLPVSNSRILDGLVLHRDFTIYCPTDGDQRVLIITESIHGSLSELGVEVALMAESQYKASEIWIAERTEALIKHMQNNNIKVLLSSVKQQESVHYCAKNSGISIVECLSPEEISLICRITEIPPFRPSLDNTGNEITKTAVAKFCQPLQLGAKRFVHIGFARTCALQLHCVIFCGPVLAVTEQHACAFHGAFKMLQQMLTALHLTKHCKSKSESQSLSEAGGSSSAVQQCFVEDHAGCSNVQASTKQLSPCGFKSEKLCVASTPVEGKELACSSVDLHKSYGIPMPNLVLQHDAMCSVLHESEKAFVNPLNRSQEYKYQKEMLKIAEYELLEDNQLEESTSSINIPAQLQIGEKREAPQPGLVQLNKSSIQSNSNFYIKAGSVVPVGGIFEILLHYYLSYYAKQCQSPNMSIVCTLIADVLLNVPKTLCRAQGRNAFPQLYLKVTNALRNNQQLQPNQKGLESVSCKYQLLVSVLQCAATLLSIDLIIGIKRLPQKAEDSDSDVDL; this is encoded by the exons ATGGCGACCGCGGCGCGGCTGGATCTGGGGCGGCTGGTGCAGGAGGCCTCGGCGCTCGCGGCCGTCGTGCGCGGCTCTCTGGGGCCTCAAGGAGGGCAAGTCCTGCTCACCCGACCCACGGGGGAGGTGCTGTTATCTCGGGATGGGCTGTGCGTACTGGAGGCCTTGAACGTGGGCTCGCCAACAGCCAG AATGATGATAGCTTGCATTTCCACACACTGCAATTCGATTGGAGATGGTGCTAAAACATTCATCGTCCTACTCTCCTCTTTACTTCAAGAACTTCAAAAACTTGGTAAAGGAGATTGTGTTCCCTTTTGTGAGAATATCCAAGGAAGAGAGAAACATAAAGAAACCTCTTACAGATTGAAGCAAGTTTCCCAATTTCTTATGATGATTCAAGCAGATGTCCTGGACCCCATATTGACGCAGGACCTTGAAAAGCATTTCCTGTCAGTCTTTTCTGTTCCTGATGCTGAAATAAGTAGGACCACGATGGGCTTGGTATTGGAAGCTTATTTTTGTGGGAAAGTAGGAAATAACAGACAAAAGTTTCTTTCCCAACTGACCTATAATTTCTTCTTCAAAGTTACAGCTAACAAAAATAGGAGTGAAGTACTATGTTTGGTAGATGAATATTTTGCTGAGTTGCATACTAGTGTGACAGGCCTTCCTGTTTCAAATTCAAGGATCTTAGATGGGCTTGTCCTTCACAGAGACTTTACTATATACTGTCCTACAGATGGTGACCAAAGAGTTCTAATTATAACAGAATCTATCCATGGTTCTCTTTCTGAGTTGGGTGTAGAAGTTGCATTAATGGCGGAaagtcagtataaggcatctgAAATCTGGATTGCAGAAAGAACAGAAGCTCTTATTAAGCACATGCAGAATAATAACATAAAGGTATTATTGTCGAGTGTAAAACAACAGGAAAGTGTTCATTACTGTGCAAAGAATAGTGGCATATCTATTGTAGAGTGTCTGTCACCAGAGGAAATCTCTCTTATTTGCAGGATCACTGAAATACCACCTTTTAGGCCATCTTTGGACAATACTGGCAATGAAATCACCAAAACGGCTGTTGCGAAATTTTGCCAGCCGTTACAGCTTGGTGCCAAAAGATTTGTTCACATTGGCTTTGCAAGGACTTGTGCCCTTCAGCTCCACTGTGTGATTTTCTGTGGACCAGTGCTTGCGGTTACTGAGCAACATGCTTGTGCTTTTCATGGAGCATTCAAAATGCTACAACAAATGCTGACAGCCCTTCATCTGACTAAGCATTGTAAATCAAAATCTGAAAGTCAAAGTCTTTCAGAAGCTGGGGGTAGTAGTTCAGCTGTGCAGCAGTGTTTTGTGGAGGATCATGCTGGTTGTAGTAACGTTCAGGCTAGTACCAAGCAGCTGAGTCCTTGTGGGTTTAAATCTGAAAAGCTTTGTGTAGCATCTACTCCAGTGGAAGGCAAAGAGTTAGCATGTTCATCTGTGGATCTGCATAAATCCTATGGCATTCCCATGCCCAATCTTGTTTTGCAGCATGATGCCATGTGCTCAGTACTACATGAAAGTGAAAAAGCTTTTGTAAACCCACTAAATCGATCTCAGGAATACAAgtaccagaaagaaatgttgaaaaTAGCTGAATATGAGTTGCTTGAAGATAATCAGCTTGAGGAAAGCACTAGTTCCATAAATATACCTGCGCAGCTACAAATCGGTGAGAAAAGGGAAGCGCCACAGCCTGGCCTGGTACAATTGAATAAAAGCAGTATTCAGAGTAATTCCAACTTTTACATAAAGGCAGGATCAGTTGTGCCAGTAGGCGGGATTTTTGAGATCCTATTACATTATTATCTGTCTTACTATGCAAAACAGTGCCAATCACCAAACATGTCAATTGTTTGTACTCTAATTGCTGATGTGTTGCTAAATGTTCCAAAAACCCTCTGTAGGGCACAGGGAAGGAATGCTTTTCCTCAGCTCTATCTCAAAGTTACCAACGCCCTCAGAAATAATCAACAGCTTCAGCCAAATCAAAAAGGTCTAGAATCTGTGTCTTGTAAGTACCAATTATTGGTTTCTGTTCTTCAGTGTGCAGCTACACTCCTTAGTATTGACCTAATTATTGGCATTAAAAGGCTGCCACAAAAGGCTGAAGATAGTGACTCAGATGTTGATCTGTGA
- the BBS10 gene encoding Bardet-Biedl syndrome 10 protein isoform X2, with the protein MMIACISTHCNSIGDGAKTFIVLLSSLLQELQKLGKGDCVPFCENIQGREKHKETSYRLKQVSQFLMMIQADVLDPILTQDLEKHFLSVFSVPDAEISRTTMGLVLEAYFCGKVGNNRQKFLSQLTYNFFFKVTANKNRSEVLCLVDEYFAELHTSVTGLPVSNSRILDGLVLHRDFTIYCPTDGDQRVLIITESIHGSLSELGVEVALMAESQYKASEIWIAERTEALIKHMQNNNIKVLLSSVKQQESVHYCAKNSGISIVECLSPEEISLICRITEIPPFRPSLDNTGNEITKTAVAKFCQPLQLGAKRFVHIGFARTCALQLHCVIFCGPVLAVTEQHACAFHGAFKMLQQMLTALHLTKHCKSKSESQSLSEAGGSSSAVQQCFVEDHAGCSNVQASTKQLSPCGFKSEKLCVASTPVEGKELACSSVDLHKSYGIPMPNLVLQHDAMCSVLHESEKAFVNPLNRSQEYKYQKEMLKIAEYELLEDNQLEESTSSINIPAQLQIGEKREAPQPGLVQLNKSSIQSNSNFYIKAGSVVPVGGIFEILLHYYLSYYAKQCQSPNMSIVCTLIADVLLNVPKTLCRAQGRNAFPQLYLKVTNALRNNQQLQPNQKGLESVSCKYQLLVSVLQCAATLLSIDLIIGIKRLPQKAEDSDSDVDL; encoded by the coding sequence ATGATGATAGCTTGCATTTCCACACACTGCAATTCGATTGGAGATGGTGCTAAAACATTCATCGTCCTACTCTCCTCTTTACTTCAAGAACTTCAAAAACTTGGTAAAGGAGATTGTGTTCCCTTTTGTGAGAATATCCAAGGAAGAGAGAAACATAAAGAAACCTCTTACAGATTGAAGCAAGTTTCCCAATTTCTTATGATGATTCAAGCAGATGTCCTGGACCCCATATTGACGCAGGACCTTGAAAAGCATTTCCTGTCAGTCTTTTCTGTTCCTGATGCTGAAATAAGTAGGACCACGATGGGCTTGGTATTGGAAGCTTATTTTTGTGGGAAAGTAGGAAATAACAGACAAAAGTTTCTTTCCCAACTGACCTATAATTTCTTCTTCAAAGTTACAGCTAACAAAAATAGGAGTGAAGTACTATGTTTGGTAGATGAATATTTTGCTGAGTTGCATACTAGTGTGACAGGCCTTCCTGTTTCAAATTCAAGGATCTTAGATGGGCTTGTCCTTCACAGAGACTTTACTATATACTGTCCTACAGATGGTGACCAAAGAGTTCTAATTATAACAGAATCTATCCATGGTTCTCTTTCTGAGTTGGGTGTAGAAGTTGCATTAATGGCGGAaagtcagtataaggcatctgAAATCTGGATTGCAGAAAGAACAGAAGCTCTTATTAAGCACATGCAGAATAATAACATAAAGGTATTATTGTCGAGTGTAAAACAACAGGAAAGTGTTCATTACTGTGCAAAGAATAGTGGCATATCTATTGTAGAGTGTCTGTCACCAGAGGAAATCTCTCTTATTTGCAGGATCACTGAAATACCACCTTTTAGGCCATCTTTGGACAATACTGGCAATGAAATCACCAAAACGGCTGTTGCGAAATTTTGCCAGCCGTTACAGCTTGGTGCCAAAAGATTTGTTCACATTGGCTTTGCAAGGACTTGTGCCCTTCAGCTCCACTGTGTGATTTTCTGTGGACCAGTGCTTGCGGTTACTGAGCAACATGCTTGTGCTTTTCATGGAGCATTCAAAATGCTACAACAAATGCTGACAGCCCTTCATCTGACTAAGCATTGTAAATCAAAATCTGAAAGTCAAAGTCTTTCAGAAGCTGGGGGTAGTAGTTCAGCTGTGCAGCAGTGTTTTGTGGAGGATCATGCTGGTTGTAGTAACGTTCAGGCTAGTACCAAGCAGCTGAGTCCTTGTGGGTTTAAATCTGAAAAGCTTTGTGTAGCATCTACTCCAGTGGAAGGCAAAGAGTTAGCATGTTCATCTGTGGATCTGCATAAATCCTATGGCATTCCCATGCCCAATCTTGTTTTGCAGCATGATGCCATGTGCTCAGTACTACATGAAAGTGAAAAAGCTTTTGTAAACCCACTAAATCGATCTCAGGAATACAAgtaccagaaagaaatgttgaaaaTAGCTGAATATGAGTTGCTTGAAGATAATCAGCTTGAGGAAAGCACTAGTTCCATAAATATACCTGCGCAGCTACAAATCGGTGAGAAAAGGGAAGCGCCACAGCCTGGCCTGGTACAATTGAATAAAAGCAGTATTCAGAGTAATTCCAACTTTTACATAAAGGCAGGATCAGTTGTGCCAGTAGGCGGGATTTTTGAGATCCTATTACATTATTATCTGTCTTACTATGCAAAACAGTGCCAATCACCAAACATGTCAATTGTTTGTACTCTAATTGCTGATGTGTTGCTAAATGTTCCAAAAACCCTCTGTAGGGCACAGGGAAGGAATGCTTTTCCTCAGCTCTATCTCAAAGTTACCAACGCCCTCAGAAATAATCAACAGCTTCAGCCAAATCAAAAAGGTCTAGAATCTGTGTCTTGTAAGTACCAATTATTGGTTTCTGTTCTTCAGTGTGCAGCTACACTCCTTAGTATTGACCTAATTATTGGCATTAAAAGGCTGCCACAAAAGGCTGAAGATAGTGACTCAGATGTTGATCTGTGA